One segment of Clostridium ljungdahlii DSM 13528 DNA contains the following:
- a CDS encoding helix-turn-helix transcriptional regulator, which produces MVKNRLLEIRLKLGYKKQKDFAEFLGIKRVQYNKYENNKEQPTLETLYKISLKLGIKMEDIIYLDK; this is translated from the coding sequence ATGGTTAAAAATAGGTTACTAGAAATAAGGTTAAAACTGGGATATAAAAAGCAAAAAGATTTTGCAGAATTTTTAGGCATAAAGCGTGTCCAATATAATAAATATGAAAATAATAAAGAGCAGCCAACACTAGAAACTCTATATAAAATTAGTTTAAAGTTAGGCATAAAGATGGAGGATATTATTTATTTGGATAAGTAG
- a CDS encoding RNA-guided endonuclease TnpB family protein — protein sequence MITARKVKLTITENREDGYNFIHNELREQNQALNMAMNHLYFNYVAREKIKLADETHKIKLAEDQGYLDQKYTELKEVKTDKKKQNIRKSIQAAKKRLETLRKAENKQVAEKFKEIIAASEKTNLRDFITDNFNLTSDTKDRLTQKVSADFKNDIVDVLRGERTLRRYKKGNPLYIRGRNLTFYIKDEEYYIKWMKSIVFKCVLGVKKQNSLELQKTLDKVIEGKYKVCDSSIEFKQNSLILNLTLNIPVCNSFDKVEGRVVGVDLGMKIPAYVTLNDSDYIRRAIGSIDDFLKVRTQMQSRRRNLQRALKSTKGGKGREKKLKALNQFEVKEKNFAKTYNNFISSNIVKFASDNKAKQINMEFLSLSETQNKSVLRNWSYYQLQQMIEYKANRVGIKVKYVDPYHTSQICSKCGHYEEGQREKQEVFICKNPECKNFNIEVNADYNASRNIAKSNKYITKKEESEYYKIN from the coding sequence GTGATAACTGCTAGAAAAGTAAAGTTAACTATAACTGAAAATAGGGAAGATGGGTATAATTTTATCCACAATGAATTAAGAGAGCAGAATCAAGCTTTGAATATGGCGATGAATCATTTGTACTTTAACTATGTAGCAAGAGAAAAAATTAAATTAGCAGATGAAACACATAAAATTAAGTTAGCGGAAGATCAAGGCTATTTAGATCAAAAATATACGGAGCTTAAAGAGGTTAAGACTGATAAGAAAAAACAAAATATTAGAAAATCTATTCAAGCTGCTAAAAAAAGATTGGAAACGCTAAGAAAAGCTGAAAATAAACAAGTAGCGGAGAAATTCAAAGAAATTATAGCTGCATCAGAAAAAACCAATTTAAGAGATTTTATAACGGATAACTTTAATTTAACTAGTGATACTAAAGACAGGTTAACTCAGAAGGTTTCAGCAGATTTTAAAAATGATATTGTAGATGTTTTAAGGGGTGAAAGAACTTTAAGAAGATACAAGAAAGGTAATCCATTATATATTCGCGGTAGAAATTTAACTTTCTATATAAAAGATGAGGAGTATTATATTAAATGGATGAAGAGTATTGTATTTAAATGTGTACTTGGAGTTAAAAAGCAGAATAGTTTAGAACTGCAAAAAACTTTAGACAAGGTTATAGAAGGAAAATATAAGGTGTGTGATAGTAGTATTGAATTTAAGCAAAATAGTCTTATACTTAACCTGACTTTAAATATACCAGTTTGTAACAGTTTTGACAAGGTTGAAGGCAGAGTAGTTGGAGTAGATTTAGGTATGAAAATACCAGCTTATGTTACTTTAAATGATAGTGATTATATTAGAAGGGCAATAGGTAGTATAGATGATTTCTTAAAAGTTAGAACGCAAATGCAAAGTAGAAGAAGAAATTTACAGAGGGCATTGAAGAGTACAAAAGGTGGCAAAGGTAGGGAAAAAAAATTAAAAGCATTAAATCAATTTGAAGTTAAGGAGAAGAATTTTGCTAAAACGTACAATAATTTTATTAGCAGCAATATAGTTAAGTTTGCATCAGATAACAAGGCTAAACAAATTAATATGGAATTTTTAAGCCTTTCAGAAACTCAAAATAAATCTGTTTTAAGAAATTGGAGCTATTATCAACTTCAGCAAATGATTGAATATAAAGCTAATAGAGTTGGAATTAAGGTTAAGTATGTTGATCCATATCATACAAGCCAGATATGCAGTAAGTGTGGTCATTATGAAGAAGGGCAAAGAGAAAAGCAGGAAGTATTTATTTGTAAGAATCCAGAGTGTAAAAATTTCAATATAGAAGTAAATGCAGATTATAATGCATCAAGGAATATTGCTAAAAGTAATAAGTATATAACTAAAAAAGAGGAAAGTGAGTATTACAAAATCAATTGA
- a CDS encoding virulence RhuM family protein has translation MDKDKEPREGEILFYTTNDGNINLGVLFSDETVWLTQNQMAELFNRDKSVISRHIKNIFAEGELNEKSVVAFFATTAADGKTYDVAYYNLDVIISVGYRVKSIQGTQFRIWATKTLREFIIKGFVLDDERLKNGANFGKDYFDELLERIREIRASERRFYQKITDIYSECSIDYDKDSETSKKFYATVQNKLHWAITGHTAAEIIRDRADAKKPHMGLTTWKNAPKGKILKRDVSIGKNYLTKKELSELNTVVTMYLDYAELQASRHIPMKMKDWVNKLDAFLSFNDYKILNDLGTISNKVAKELAEGEYKKFRIRQDREYESDFDKTVKKYLKNKQ, from the coding sequence ATGGATAAAGATAAAGAACCTAGAGAAGGTGAAATATTATTTTATACAACAAATGATGGTAATATTAATTTAGGAGTTTTATTTTCGGATGAGACTGTTTGGTTAACTCAGAACCAAATGGCTGAACTTTTTAATAGGGATAAATCAGTTATATCTAGACACATAAAAAATATATTTGCAGAAGGTGAACTTAATGAAAAATCAGTTGTTGCATTTTTTGCAACAACTGCAGCTGATGGTAAAACCTATGATGTAGCTTATTATAATCTTGATGTTATTATATCTGTAGGTTATAGAGTTAAATCAATACAAGGTACACAATTTAGAATATGGGCTACTAAAACATTAAGAGAATTTATTATAAAAGGTTTTGTATTAGATGATGAAAGATTAAAAAATGGCGCTAATTTTGGTAAGGATTATTTTGATGAATTACTAGAACGAATTAGAGAAATAAGAGCCTCAGAAAGAAGATTTTACCAGAAAATTACGGATATATATTCAGAATGTAGCATTGATTATGATAAAGATTCTGAGACTAGTAAAAAATTTTATGCTACAGTTCAAAACAAGTTGCATTGGGCAATTACGGGACATACAGCTGCAGAAATTATTAGAGATAGAGCAGATGCAAAGAAACCTCATATGGGATTAACTACATGGAAAAATGCGCCTAAAGGTAAAATATTAAAAAGAGATGTTAGTATTGGAAAAAATTATTTAACTAAAAAAGAATTGTCTGAATTGAATACGGTGGTAACCATGTATCTTGATTATGCTGAACTTCAAGCATCAAGACATATACCAATGAAAATGAAAGACTGGGTGAATAAATTAGATGCTTTTTTAAGTTTTAACGATTATAAAATACTTAATGATTTAGGAACTATTTCTAATAAAGTAGCTAAGGAATTAGCAGAAGGAGAGTATAAGAAATTTAGAATAAGACAGGATAGGGAATACGAATCAGACTTTGATAAAACAGTTAAAAAATATTTAAAAAATAAACAATAG
- a CDS encoding spore coat protein, with protein sequence MASILNNIVKNTTDINDEVISGSMLSSAKGAADAYLNATMTSTTPELRALYSSSLNQVVGGHSALTELVINRGWNNPYDSPTEQLSDVVNKAETTVE encoded by the coding sequence ATGGCAAGTATTTTAAACAACATAGTTAAAAATACTACTGATATAAATGACGAAGTTATATCAGGAAGTATGCTTTCTTCTGCTAAAGGTGCAGCAGATGCTTATTTGAATGCAACAATGACAAGTACAACACCAGAATTAAGAGCACTTTACTCATCTAGTCTTAATCAAGTAGTTGGTGGTCACTCAGCGCTTACTGAGTTGGTTATAAACAGAGGTTGGAATAATCCTTATGATTCACCTACTGAACAACTTTCAGATGTTGTAAATAAGGCTGAAACAACAGTTGAATAG